From the Candidatus Peregrinibacteria bacterium genome, one window contains:
- the tsaE gene encoding tRNA (adenosine(37)-N6)-threonylcarbamoyltransferase complex ATPase subunit type 1 TsaE — MKIVLSEVKNTELFGEELGRRVFLRPHWGKCLFLSGDLGIGKTALLRGFSRGLGVRENVASPSYALMSEYSLPENSHGLTTFSHADVYRTEEGSALGLSEIVEKITDPKTVLAVEWAEKIPTAFFPEKYIFLRMKLASDEIQREIDIHFHDAGIPSDAEIGTIIRELQTPIHVQEHIEKVTRVALFLANRLIQNGLPVDVLLVRAAALLHDALRIINFSEIQEEKFHEEVTLKKRALWEAQIKKYSSQHHAFAMGSFLREKGYIAVADVLEKHCTRAILEEMTLEEQCMYLADRSVMGNKIVGVTKRFLEAARRNGHEESPDFEKIRERVFLLEKELFKKAKITSEDISDLDSSSSQK, encoded by the coding sequence GTGAAAATTGTGCTCTCAGAAGTAAAGAACACAGAACTTTTCGGTGAAGAGTTGGGACGTCGTGTCTTTCTTCGACCACATTGGGGAAAATGTCTTTTTCTCTCTGGGGATCTTGGTATTGGAAAAACAGCACTCCTCAGAGGATTTTCGCGCGGTCTTGGTGTTCGGGAAAATGTCGCAAGTCCTTCATACGCGCTCATGAGTGAATATTCGCTTCCAGAAAATTCACATGGTCTTACGACTTTTTCTCATGCCGATGTTTATCGCACCGAAGAAGGCTCTGCTCTTGGGCTTTCGGAAATAGTGGAAAAAATAACAGATCCAAAAACGGTGCTTGCTGTGGAGTGGGCAGAAAAAATTCCCACTGCATTTTTCCCAGAAAAGTACATTTTTCTTCGTATGAAGCTTGCTTCCGATGAAATACAGCGAGAAATTGATATTCATTTTCACGATGCTGGTATTCCAAGTGATGCGGAGATTGGTACTATAATTCGTGAACTCCAAACACCAATACATGTTCAGGAACATATTGAAAAGGTCACAAGAGTGGCACTTTTTCTTGCAAATAGGCTCATACAAAATGGACTTCCGGTAGATGTTCTGTTGGTGCGCGCCGCCGCACTTCTTCATGATGCTCTTCGGATTATCAATTTTTCGGAAATTCAAGAGGAGAAATTTCACGAAGAGGTGACTCTTAAAAAGAGGGCTCTTTGGGAAGCACAAATCAAAAAATATAGTTCACAGCATCATGCATTTGCCATGGGATCCTTTTTACGAGAAAAAGGATACATTGCTGTGGCAGATGTTCTTGAAAAACATTGTACGAGAGCTATTCTTGAAGAAATGACTCTTGAGGAGCAGTGTATGTATTTGGCAGATCGATCGGTGATGGGGAACAAGATTGTAGGAGTCACCAAGCGTTTTCTTGAGGCGGCGCGAAGAAATGGTCACGAAGAATCGCCAGATTTTGAAAAAATTCGAGAACGTGTTTTTCTACTCGAAAAAGAACTTTTTAAGAAAGCAAAGATTACTTCTGAAGATATTTCGGATCTCGATAGTTCATCATCACAAAAATAA
- a CDS encoding prohibitin family protein, translated as MNFRNTSKMLIFLGIIIFPVLPVMLKIFFFFILVIWIIVPFFSKNNFQKKDLRDILSDEFGDLFGVKRTKPITVNEVKKKSPFSVPPLRMPNHFGKIIFLGIVGFFGILIVIDGFISVSPGYVAVIFDRGRGVLPKPEREGLHLKIPFWQESTQFQTVKQEFTMAGEYEGEKDVDGVRGRSKDGQDVFVDVTITYQISPEDAPFLRQQFINEERYKYTIIQPAARSVVYDAIGKFNALELISDKRTDFTDFIAKSLQEIYGENRIQFREVFVRKITFSPEFASAIEEKVIAEQRIKTAENRKLEAEELKKKTIIEAEGEAEAIRLKGESLHNNSEVIQFQFVEKMAPEIKWGILPNSALPLLDIKDIQQ; from the coding sequence ATGAATTTTCGAAATACTTCAAAGATGCTCATTTTTCTTGGAATTATCATATTCCCTGTTCTTCCCGTAATGCTGAAGATTTTTTTCTTCTTTATTCTTGTTATTTGGATCATCGTCCCATTCTTCTCAAAAAATAATTTTCAAAAAAAAGATCTGAGGGATATTCTTTCAGATGAGTTTGGTGATCTTTTTGGTGTCAAAAGAACAAAACCAATCACCGTAAATGAAGTTAAAAAAAAGTCCCCTTTTTCTGTTCCCCCTCTTCGTATGCCAAATCATTTTGGAAAAATAATCTTCCTTGGAATTGTTGGATTTTTTGGAATCCTCATTGTTATTGATGGTTTTATCAGTGTTTCCCCAGGGTATGTTGCTGTTATTTTTGATCGTGGACGTGGTGTTCTACCAAAACCAGAAAGAGAAGGACTTCATTTAAAAATTCCCTTCTGGCAAGAATCCACTCAATTCCAGACAGTAAAACAAGAATTCACCATGGCAGGTGAATACGAAGGAGAAAAAGATGTTGATGGAGTGCGTGGTCGGAGTAAAGATGGGCAAGATGTTTTTGTTGACGTCACCATTACCTATCAAATTTCACCAGAAGATGCCCCTTTTTTACGCCAACAATTTATCAACGAGGAAAGATATAAATACACTATAATACAACCAGCAGCACGCTCAGTGGTATATGATGCTATTGGAAAATTCAATGCTCTGGAGCTTATTTCTGATAAACGTACCGATTTTACTGACTTTATCGCAAAAAGCTTACAAGAGATTTATGGTGAAAACCGAATTCAATTTCGAGAAGTATTTGTTCGAAAAATCACCTTTTCTCCAGAATTTGCCTCTGCTATTGAAGAAAAGGTGATTGCTGAACAAAGAATTAAAACTGCCGAAAATCGAAAACTCGAGGCAGAAGAACTCAAGAAAAAAACCATTATCGAAGCAGAGGGAGAGGCAGAAGCAATTCGACTCAAGGGAGAATCACTCCATAACAATTCAGAAGTTATTCAATTTCAATTTGTTGAAAAAATGGCTCCGGAAATAAAGTGGGGTATTCTGCCAAATAGCGCACTTCCGCTTCTTGATATTAAAGATATCCAGCAGTAA
- a CDS encoding DUF333 domain-containing protein, protein MILNSQKCILIGMSLSLLLFLPGCTEQKEAPVRTTTGQEKNMRKDVLSEKRDVPEKRVVSRGDSCNLQQNIVCETGLECTNSYCASEPTIAKEPATEYCRENGGYIDVRRDERGADWRYCVFEDSSECEEQAFFTKECQQGDSLQETVVLNEEGQALEIGAPNTPPPPAIDVSGEIEMSNEEILSEDQGAPNAPSKAASDKALPQDSPETNTP, encoded by the coding sequence ATGATTCTCAATTCTCAAAAGTGTATTCTTATTGGAATGTCGCTCTCTTTGCTCCTTTTTCTCCCAGGATGCACTGAGCAAAAAGAAGCTCCTGTGCGAACGACAACAGGTCAAGAAAAAAATATGAGAAAAGATGTGTTGTCAGAAAAGAGGGATGTACCAGAGAAGCGGGTGGTATCACGAGGTGATTCGTGCAATCTCCAGCAAAATATCGTTTGTGAAACAGGATTAGAGTGCACAAACAGCTACTGTGCAAGTGAACCGACCATTGCAAAAGAACCGGCCACAGAATATTGCCGAGAAAACGGAGGATATATTGATGTGCGACGAGATGAGCGCGGAGCAGACTGGAGATATTGTGTTTTTGAAGATAGCTCAGAATGTGAAGAGCAAGCATTTTTCACAAAAGAATGTCAGCAAGGAGATTCTCTTCAGGAAACAGTGGTATTAAATGAAGAAGGTCAAGCACTAGAAATAGGTGCACCAAACACCCCTCCCCCTCCGGCAATAGATGTTTCTGGAGAAATAGAGATGTCGAATGAAGAAATATTATCGGAAGATCAAGGAGCGCCAAACGCTCCTTCAAAAGCAGCATCGGATAAAGCTCTTCCTCAAGATTCTCCTGAAACAAACACTCCATAG
- a CDS encoding acetate--CoA ligase family protein has translation MLSQLLSPRSIALVGASSLPGKLGYDIFSNLKHLGYRGKIFPVNPKGGSLLGLPVFPSITSLPEIPDVVLIAIPAPLVLSVVEECGKKGARNIIIISAGFKEVGGEGAEREHKLQQLVQKYNLCLIGPNCLGIINTDIHMNASFAEGMPARGNVGLISQSGAMAVAVIDWAYESGLGFSKIISMGNKAGATETELLEYLGSDKNTKVILLYLESIANGERFLEIARSVSLKKPIIAIKSGTSEAGTKAISSHTGSLAGSDIAVSTAFSQAGIIRANTVEELFDYAKIFSYQHPPKGNRVGIITNAGGPGIMATDAVSKTGLELVPLSEETKKKLVEGLPETAALGNPVDVIGDAPASRYRHAVTTLLESDDIDSLLVILTPQVMTEVKRVAALTTALSHQYSDKTILSAFMGGESIERGEKVFRRHLFPNYAFPERAIFALDKMREYAEWKKAEKTRIRIRKKIPISSPPHHIAHIFSKKKSGDRLSGKEIEMLMEAYHIPGPQVHLAKNSEEAVSLAKEIGYPVVMKIASPQIYHKTDAGGIRIDVEIDADVRRFFAEIVASAKIYDSSAEIHGVTVEPMIPIGKEVIIGVRKDPQFGHLLMFGLGGIYVEILKDVTFRVVPIGLKEAIDMIGEIKAIQILKGARGEKPVDLRGIAEIIEKLSRIVTDFPQISEMEINPLIVSQKGSIMAVDTNCIVE, from the coding sequence ATGCTCTCCCAGCTTCTCTCTCCTCGATCAATTGCGCTTGTTGGTGCATCTTCTCTTCCGGGAAAACTTGGCTACGATATTTTTAGTAACCTCAAGCATCTTGGGTATCGGGGAAAGATTTTTCCGGTAAATCCTAAAGGCGGTTCTCTTTTGGGACTTCCTGTTTTTCCTAGTATTACAAGTCTTCCAGAAATTCCAGACGTAGTGCTTATCGCTATTCCAGCACCTCTTGTACTTTCGGTAGTTGAAGAATGTGGGAAAAAAGGGGCTCGAAATATTATTATCATTAGTGCTGGATTCAAAGAAGTCGGAGGAGAAGGAGCCGAGCGCGAACATAAACTTCAGCAACTTGTTCAGAAGTACAATCTTTGTCTCATTGGTCCAAACTGCTTAGGAATTATAAATACCGATATTCACATGAATGCCTCATTTGCAGAGGGAATGCCTGCACGAGGAAATGTGGGTCTCATTTCACAGTCTGGCGCAATGGCAGTGGCAGTCATCGACTGGGCATACGAGAGTGGTTTGGGATTTTCGAAAATTATCAGCATGGGAAATAAAGCGGGAGCAACTGAAACAGAGCTCCTAGAATATTTGGGTTCAGATAAAAATACGAAAGTAATTCTCCTCTATCTCGAAAGTATTGCGAACGGAGAACGTTTTCTCGAAATTGCGCGTTCAGTGAGCCTGAAAAAGCCAATCATCGCCATTAAATCGGGAACAAGCGAAGCAGGAACAAAGGCGATTTCTTCGCATACTGGTTCTTTAGCAGGTTCTGATATTGCTGTTTCTACCGCCTTTTCTCAAGCAGGAATTATCCGTGCAAATACTGTTGAAGAGCTTTTTGATTACGCAAAAATTTTTAGCTATCAGCATCCACCAAAAGGAAATCGAGTGGGAATTATTACAAATGCTGGGGGACCTGGCATTATGGCAACAGATGCCGTTTCGAAAACGGGTTTAGAACTTGTACCACTCTCGGAAGAAACAAAGAAAAAACTTGTTGAAGGTCTTCCTGAAACAGCGGCACTCGGAAACCCAGTAGATGTTATTGGAGATGCTCCGGCAAGTCGTTATCGTCATGCGGTTACTACTCTTCTTGAAAGTGATGATATCGACAGTTTACTCGTTATTCTTACTCCACAGGTGATGACAGAAGTGAAACGTGTTGCTGCCCTTACAACCGCGCTTTCTCATCAATATTCTGATAAGACGATTCTGAGTGCATTTATGGGAGGAGAAAGTATTGAACGGGGAGAAAAGGTATTTCGACGACATCTTTTTCCAAATTATGCCTTTCCAGAGCGGGCGATATTTGCTCTTGATAAGATGCGAGAGTATGCAGAATGGAAAAAAGCAGAAAAAACTCGTATTCGTATTCGTAAAAAAATACCAATATCCTCTCCTCCTCATCATATTGCTCATATTTTTTCCAAGAAGAAGAGCGGAGATCGACTCTCGGGAAAAGAAATCGAGATGCTTATGGAAGCCTACCATATTCCCGGTCCCCAAGTTCATCTCGCAAAAAATTCCGAAGAAGCAGTCTCTCTCGCTAAAGAGATTGGCTATCCCGTAGTTATGAAAATTGCTTCACCGCAGATTTACCACAAAACGGATGCCGGAGGCATTCGCATTGATGTCGAGATCGATGCAGATGTTCGTAGGTTTTTTGCAGAGATTGTGGCAAGTGCCAAGATATACGATTCTTCGGCAGAAATTCACGGAGTGACTGTCGAACCCATGATTCCCATTGGGAAAGAGGTTATTATTGGAGTGCGAAAAGATCCGCAGTTTGGACATCTCCTTATGTTTGGACTTGGTGGTATTTATGTGGAGATTCTCAAAGATGTTACGTTTCGAGTGGTGCCTATTGGACTGAAAGAGGCAATAGATATGATTGGTGAAATTAAGGCAATTCAAATTCTAAAAGGTGCTCGAGGAGAGAAGCCCGTTGATCTCAGGGGTATTGCAGAAATCATTGAAAAATTAAGCCGTATTGTGACGGATTTTCCACAAATTTCTGAAATGGAAATTAATCCGCTTATTGTGTCACAAAAAGGGAGTATAATGGCGGTAGATACAAATTGTATCGTAGAGTAG
- the secY gene encoding preprotein translocase subunit SecY, protein MEYLIRIWNSPDLRKRILFTLFIILVFRIAAHITVPGVNPESIKSLFEGGSAFAVLAAITGGSLKNFSIVMMGLSPYINASIIIQLMTVVFPSLEQLTKEGEQGQRRITSMTRWLTLPLALAQSYGMIVLISRGVPGSGEFINVSDPLQILPAMMTITAGTIFLVWLGEMISEKGIGNGISLLIFTGIISAMPGIVFRIISQAGDGFTDKILPFILFIAVSAFLLIVMVIVMSAQRPIQIINASRNTTGERSSLPIRFLQAGMIPIIFAISLVTFPSILAQLFANADSSWLQSAAGWWTQHFNQQRPTKEYLILYFTLIVLFSYFYVSITFRTEQVAENIQKRGGFIPGIRPGRETSEHLAFVSNRMNLWGGSFLGGIALVPLLFTMLTPLSSSDLIISGSGLIIVVGVVLELIRQINAQLVTHNYDKLT, encoded by the coding sequence ATGGAATATTTAATTCGTATTTGGAATTCTCCAGATCTTCGGAAACGAATCCTTTTCACCCTTTTTATTATTCTTGTTTTTCGGATTGCCGCTCATATTACGGTTCCGGGAGTGAATCCTGAGAGTATTAAAAGTTTATTTGAAGGGGGAAGCGCATTTGCTGTTCTCGCTGCCATTACAGGGGGATCTCTGAAAAACTTCTCTATTGTTATGATGGGATTATCGCCCTATATCAATGCCTCCATTATTATTCAGCTCATGACGGTGGTTTTTCCAAGTCTTGAGCAACTTACAAAAGAAGGTGAACAGGGGCAAAGGAGAATTACTTCCATGACTCGTTGGCTCACTTTGCCCCTTGCTTTGGCACAAAGTTATGGAATGATTGTGCTTATTTCTCGTGGGGTTCCTGGTTCAGGAGAATTTATTAATGTTTCCGATCCGCTCCAAATTCTTCCTGCCATGATGACCATTACTGCCGGAACCATTTTTCTTGTTTGGCTCGGAGAAATGATTTCAGAGAAAGGAATTGGAAATGGAATTTCTCTTCTTATCTTCACAGGAATTATTTCTGCTATGCCAGGAATAGTTTTTCGTATTATTTCTCAGGCAGGAGATGGATTTACCGATAAAATTCTCCCTTTTATTCTCTTTATTGCAGTTTCCGCATTCCTTCTCATTGTGATGGTTATTGTTATGTCGGCTCAGCGTCCCATTCAAATCATCAACGCTTCACGAAATACCACAGGAGAGCGCTCTTCGCTTCCTATTCGTTTTCTTCAGGCGGGAATGATTCCCATTATTTTCGCTATTTCTCTTGTTACTTTTCCGAGTATTCTCGCACAACTCTTCGCAAATGCCGATTCTTCATGGCTTCAATCTGCCGCAGGTTGGTGGACACAACACTTTAATCAACAGCGTCCAACCAAAGAATATCTCATACTTTACTTCACGCTTATTGTGCTCTTTAGTTATTTTTATGTTTCCATCACTTTTCGTACTGAACAGGTGGCAGAGAATATTCAGAAACGTGGAGGATTTATTCCTGGTATTCGTCCAGGACGTGAAACATCGGAACATCTTGCGTTTGTAAGTAATCGTATGAATTTATGGGGTGGAAGTTTCTTAGGAGGTATTGCTCTTGTTCCCCTTCTTTTTACCATGCTCACTCCGCTTTCTTCGAGTGACCTTATTATTTCTGGTTCAGGACTTATTATCGTAGTCGGTGTTGTGCTTGAGCTTATTCGACAGATCAATGCTCAACTCGTGACTCATAATTACGATAAGCTCACCTAA
- a CDS encoding nucleoside monophosphate kinase, with product MGKDILLFGIQGSGKGTQAKILAEHSGMVIFETGAELRKIREEESELGKIVREIIDRGDLVPNEIVMDIVQHFLERVPQDARIIFDGIPRSMPQKETFDSLLAEKGRQATCLFLDVPRNEVIVRMHERGREDDTEEAIAKRIENYEKETVPVLLAYESEGDFLRINGSQSLEKVAEDIANMIDF from the coding sequence ATGGGAAAAGATATTCTTCTCTTTGGCATTCAGGGGTCAGGAAAGGGGACACAGGCAAAAATTCTCGCAGAGCATAGTGGCATGGTTATTTTTGAAACGGGAGCAGAGCTTCGCAAAATTCGAGAAGAAGAAAGCGAACTTGGAAAAATAGTTCGAGAAATTATTGATCGAGGTGATCTCGTGCCAAACGAAATTGTAATGGATATTGTGCAACACTTCCTCGAGCGGGTTCCGCAGGATGCTCGCATTATTTTTGATGGTATCCCTCGGAGCATGCCGCAAAAAGAAACATTTGATTCGCTTCTTGCGGAGAAAGGACGACAGGCAACGTGTCTTTTTCTTGATGTTCCTCGGAATGAGGTTATTGTCCGCATGCATGAGCGTGGACGTGAGGATGATACTGAAGAGGCTATTGCAAAGCGTATCGAAAACTATGAAAAAGAAACCGTTCCCGTACTTCTTGCGTATGAGTCGGAAGGGGATTTCTTAAGGATAAATGGAAGTCAATCTCTGGAAAAAGTGGCAGAAGATATTGCAAATATGATTGATTTTTAG
- a CDS encoding helix-turn-helix transcriptional regulator: MTLQQERTIGQKIKAWRNKKELTQDALARKADIPYTTLAKIESDVIKSPTLPTATKIAAGLGITLDELIS; encoded by the coding sequence ATGACTCTTCAGCAGGAAAGAACAATCGGACAAAAGATCAAGGCTTGGCGTAATAAAAAAGAACTCACTCAAGATGCCCTTGCTCGCAAGGCTGATATTCCTTACACCACTCTTGCAAAGATTGAGAGCGATGTAATTAAAAGCCCTACTCTTCCAACTGCAACCAAAATTGCGGCGGGGTTAGGAATAACTTTAGATGAATTAATTTCATAA
- a CDS encoding restriction endonuclease, protein MTQIAILVIIGIIYLIFKIFEGISDAFSSSQDNRKVLEERNEKFGNRQIDTSKSLFERNLDIIQSYANKINADSYLYYYLDNQTRDCINEICLAENQMSIKPGHAYLSTWENTAPQEWVTLSIQIKNYFRDEQNRLKDEGREINKAQSDFEKIISAKKSPKKFREINKRSGHGDIYLEQVNSILILSTQTWHDKEQLLIKKQFIPQHFPFPSESTTFAGEVFNKKITAFNQEIERETAEHQKNAKFFEKLRKGFSKKSKPEVVARIDYILNEIKFPTSFPKLWDSDYDSEQSILIVEMGLPDVVHSQILKKVELKTKTVDKPLTKKEIQEFVPKIHPAIILRLAYEIFRNDDAETIKLLVVNGWVEYDNPATGVKTKTYTSSLVCSREQILSLNLTKLDPLAAFLNLKGKSAGALIDIIPVTPTMSLNKKDKRFIETKEVLENLEGETNLASMDWQDFENLIAELFEKEFAEKGAEVKVTQSSRDRGVDAVIFDPDPIKGGKFVVQAKRYTKTVDVSAVRDLCAVVKKEGASRGILVTTSSYGSDAYTFAQNEPVTLLNGSELLGLLEKHGYKFRINIAEARKLLKQEQK, encoded by the coding sequence ATGACGCAAATAGCAATTTTAGTAATTATCGGAATCATTTATTTAATTTTCAAGATATTTGAAGGAATTTCTGACGCTTTTTCATCTTCTCAAGATAATAGGAAAGTATTGGAAGAGCGAAATGAAAAATTTGGCAATCGACAAATTGACACATCAAAAAGCCTTTTTGAAAGAAATCTCGATATAATACAAAGCTATGCCAATAAAATTAATGCAGATTCATATCTGTATTACTATCTAGACAATCAAACAAGAGACTGCATTAACGAAATATGTCTTGCGGAAAATCAAATGTCCATTAAGCCCGGACATGCTTATTTAAGCACTTGGGAAAACACTGCTCCTCAAGAGTGGGTTACTCTCTCCATACAAATTAAAAACTATTTTAGAGACGAGCAAAATCGACTAAAAGATGAAGGGAGAGAAATTAATAAAGCTCAATCTGATTTTGAAAAAATTATTTCAGCGAAAAAATCACCTAAAAAGTTTCGTGAAATTAATAAACGATCTGGCCATGGGGATATTTATCTGGAGCAAGTCAATTCAATATTAATTCTAAGCACTCAAACATGGCATGATAAAGAGCAACTTTTAATCAAAAAGCAATTTATACCTCAGCATTTCCCCTTCCCCTCCGAATCGACAACCTTTGCTGGTGAAGTTTTTAATAAAAAAATAACTGCCTTTAATCAGGAAATTGAACGAGAGACTGCTGAACACCAAAAAAATGCTAAGTTTTTTGAGAAACTTCGAAAAGGATTTTCAAAAAAGAGTAAGCCCGAAGTTGTCGCAAGAATTGACTACATATTAAATGAAATTAAGTTTCCAACTTCTTTTCCAAAATTGTGGGATTCGGATTATGATTCAGAACAGTCTATTTTGATTGTAGAAATGGGGCTGCCTGATGTTGTGCATTCTCAAATTCTAAAAAAGGTTGAACTAAAAACAAAAACAGTAGACAAGCCCCTTACAAAAAAGGAAATTCAAGAATTTGTTCCCAAAATTCATCCTGCAATAATTTTGAGATTAGCTTATGAAATTTTTAGAAACGATGACGCAGAAACAATTAAGTTATTGGTAGTAAATGGCTGGGTTGAGTATGACAATCCTGCGACAGGTGTAAAAACAAAAACATACACCTCCTCACTTGTTTGTAGTCGAGAACAAATTTTAAGTTTAAATTTAACGAAACTTGACCCCCTTGCTGCATTTCTCAACTTAAAAGGAAAATCAGCAGGTGCTTTAATCGATATTATTCCCGTAACACCAACTATGTCCTTAAATAAAAAGGACAAACGTTTTATCGAAACTAAAGAAGTGCTAGAAAACCTTGAAGGTGAAACAAATCTTGCCTCTATGGATTGGCAAGACTTTGAAAATCTGATTGCTGAATTATTTGAAAAAGAGTTCGCGGAAAAAGGGGCAGAGGTAAAAGTAACACAATCAAGTCGTGATAGAGGAGTAGACGCTGTTATTTTTGACCCAGATCCAATAAAAGGTGGGAAGTTTGTTGTACAGGCAAAACGCTACACAAAAACCGTTGATGTAAGTGCTGTTCGTGATCTGTGCGCAGTAGTGAAAAAAGAAGGCGCCTCAAGAGGAATTTTGGTAACCACGAGCAGTTATGGAAGTGATGCTTATACTTTTGCTCAAAATGAACCAGTAACTTTATTAAACGGATCAGAGTTACTTGGTTTATTAGAAAAGCATGGCTATAAGTTCAGAATTAACATTGCAGAAGCAAGGAAATTATTGAAGCAAGAACAAAAATAA
- a CDS encoding DUF2806 domain-containing protein, giving the protein MADPTAALTAAIDNATKVANTPLFTTVIDRVTGFKISQWAAEGEVRKRLIHDEYEKAKENGIMGVQYIENLRHTTNLIDTAVKSAKYIEAGKENDIKMDNDFFWNTVEHSKHVSNEEVQDLIAKIIASEYNKPDSYAMSTLHSIKMLGKGELELFENISALLINGDSTPKVLFSLPENAKEFLGELGIDFGSLQILQNLGLFLPNDMTRSLENPSKQKFALKYFDKEILFEPTHESNFVVKLPGFYALSITGKQIIQHLKPKFNEKYCAWLKENYKIPNYKIIEEPTK; this is encoded by the coding sequence ATGGCAGACCCAACAGCAGCATTAACGGCAGCAATTGATAACGCGACTAAGGTTGCCAATACCCCGTTATTTACGACTGTAATAGATCGAGTTACTGGCTTCAAAATAAGTCAATGGGCGGCAGAAGGAGAAGTAAGGAAAAGGCTAATTCATGATGAATACGAAAAAGCAAAAGAAAATGGGATCATGGGAGTTCAGTACATTGAAAATCTTCGTCACACAACAAATTTAATAGATACTGCTGTAAAAAGCGCCAAATATATTGAAGCAGGCAAAGAGAATGATATAAAAATGGATAATGACTTTTTTTGGAACACCGTCGAACACTCAAAACATGTTTCTAATGAAGAGGTTCAGGATTTGATTGCAAAAATTATTGCTAGCGAATATAACAAACCTGATTCTTATGCAATGAGTACTCTTCATTCGATAAAAATGTTAGGCAAGGGTGAATTAGAGCTTTTTGAAAATATTTCTGCTTTGTTAATCAATGGAGATAGTACTCCCAAGGTACTTTTTTCATTACCAGAAAATGCAAAAGAATTTTTAGGTGAGTTAGGTATTGATTTTGGTAGTTTACAAATCCTTCAAAATTTAGGATTATTTTTGCCGAATGATATGACTCGTTCGCTAGAGAATCCATCAAAACAAAAGTTTGCACTGAAATATTTTGACAAAGAAATTTTGTTTGAGCCTACTCATGAAAGTAATTTTGTAGTCAAGTTGCCAGGGTTTTATGCGTTGTCGATTACTGGTAAGCAAATAATTCAACATTTAAAACCTAAATTTAACGAAAAATATTGCGCTTGGCTTAAAGAAAATTATAAAATTCCAAACTATAAAATCATTGAAGAGCCTACAAAATAA
- a CDS encoding IS1595 family transposase, which translates to MAMECEQETKLSGEIEVDESYFVLKRVRGKRGRGATGKTPVVGLLKRDGKVFTKIIERCDRRTLHSFIQRKIETKSIIHSDGWKKNLSS; encoded by the coding sequence ATGGCAATGGAATGTGAACAGGAAACAAAGCTTTCTGGAGAAATAGAAGTCGATGAAAGTTACTTTGTACTAAAAAGAGTCCGAGGAAAAAGAGGAAGAGGTGCAACAGGAAAAACACCTGTTGTTGGACTTCTAAAAAGAGATGGAAAAGTCTTTACAAAGATTATTGAGAGATGTGATAGGAGAACACTTCATAGCTTCATTCAGAGAAAAATAGAGACTAAAAGTATTATCCATTCTGACGGTTGGAAAAAGAACCTCTCAAGTTAA